One part of the Dermacentor silvarum isolate Dsil-2018 chromosome 6, BIME_Dsil_1.4, whole genome shotgun sequence genome encodes these proteins:
- the LOC119456146 gene encoding cholinesterase 1 isoform X3, with product MYTYSTERRVRHSFLTSTFSVLAINAFLLLGIVGIVLLTTDGRKRHEEQLLRAEGNGSLVVLTTAGPVQGVEITAHGRTLHAFYGLPYADPPVGERRFLHPVRRTPSITVTMATEMRPACPQESYWFNTEYVNASSFDEDCLHLNLWTPSVRANDVLRPVVVYFHGGGFQNGGNNLHIYDGSHFSALGDVVVVVPNYRVNVFGFLYVGTPDAPGNQGLWDQRLALLWVRDNARAFGGDPERVTLMGQSAGSISVGYHVLSPLTRHLFRRAIMQSGTPFYKVEENQITGPEKARRMAARLCGPHLLRRPMAHVVDCLRNQTTQKLLGAVKMVLGLKASSFIPVSGDDLLPKDPLVTMANGSAPPVDLLIGVNENEGTYFLYKLYQTMGITDPFVMSNRQHVTIVKLLVNYALWEAPEDLIEGLLANVKEGTSTPDIVRHLAEGIGDVAMRCPTLYFSDFVLRQRGSHLYHYEYGYRPLKGSFWPPWMGVTHFDEFPFVWGYVFDRPEMATPRDTEFSQLLIGLWSSFVHNGVF from the exons ATGTATACGTATAGCACCGAAAGGCGCGTTCGACATTCGTTTTTGACGTCCACTTTTTCAGTGCTCGCGATAAACGCATTCCTACTGCTTGGCATCGTGGGAATTGTCCTGCTGACGACCGATGGGAGAAAGCGACACGAGGAGCAACTCCTCCGCGCAGAAGGCAATGGAAGCCTGGTCGTGCTGACGACCGCAGGCCCCGTCCAGGGCGTCGAGATCACTGCGCATGGCAGGACTCTGCACGCCTTTTATGGCTTACCATATGCCGACCCTCCCGTAGGTGAGCGCCGGTTTCTGCACCCTGTGCGGAGGACGCCTTCCATAACTGTCACCATGGCGACCGAGATGAGACCTGCCTGCCCGCAGGAGTCCTACTGGTTTAACACGGAATATGTCAACGCCTCAAGTTTTGACGAAGACTGCCTCCATCTGAACCTCTGGACGCCCAGCGTCCGCGCCAACGATGTGCTGCGCCCAGTCGTCGTGTATTTCCACGGCGGGGGTTTCCAGAACGGCGGCAACAATCTTCACATCTACGATGGCAGCCATTTCTCCGCGCTGGGCGACGTCGTGGTCGTGGTGCCCAACTACAGGGTCAACGTGTTCGGTTTCTTGTACGTTGGCACCCCCGACGCCCCTGGAAACCAAGGCCTGTGGGACCAACGGCTCGCGCTGCTCTGGGTACGGGACAATGCGCGCGCCTTCGGTGGGGACCCAGAACGCGTGACCTTGATGGGCCAGAGTGCGGGATCGATCTCGGTCGGTTATCACGTCCTATCTCCGCTCACACGTCACCTATTTCGGCGGGCCATCATGCAGAGCGGCACGCCCTTCTACAAGGTGGAAGAGAACCAAATCACGGGACCAGAGAAGGCGCGGCGGATGGCAGCCAGGCTCTGCGGGCCGCACCTCCTGCGGAGGCCCATGGCACACGTGGTTGACTGCCTGCGGAACCAGACGACCCAGAAGCTCCTGGGCGCTGTCAAGATGGTTCTGGGACTCAAGGCGTCGTCCTTTATACCTGTATCCGGGGACGACCTTCTGCCCAAGGACCCGCTGGTCACCATGGCCAACGGCAGTGCGCCCCCGGTGGACCTGCTGATAGGCGTGAACGAGAACGAGGGCACGTATTTCCTGTACAAGTTGTACCAAACGATGGGCATCACCGACCCGTTCGTCATGAGCAACAGGCAGCACGTGACCATCGTGAAGTTACTAGTCAACTATGCCCTCTGGGAGGCGCCAGAGGACCTCATCGAGGGGTTACTGGCCAATGTTAAA GAAGGGACGTCAACGCCAGACATAGTTCGGCATTTGGCCGAGGGGATCGGGGACGTGGCAATGCGCTGCCCGACGCTGTACTTCTCTGACTTCGTGCTGCGCCAGCGGGGCTCGCACCTCTACCACTACGAGTACGGCTACCGGCCGCTCAAGGGCAGCTTCTGGCCACCCTGGATGGGCGTCACGCACTTCGACGAGTTCCCCTTCGTCTGGGGATACGTGTTCGACCGGCCCGAGATGGCCACGCCGCGCGACACAGAGTTCAGCCAGCTGCTGATCGGCCTCTGGAGCTCGTTCGTCCACAATGG